In one Nocardioides sp. NBC_00368 genomic region, the following are encoded:
- a CDS encoding single-stranded DNA-binding protein codes for MAGDTVITVIGNLTDDPELRFTPSGAAVANFTIASTPSSFNRQTNSWEDGETLFLRCSIWRQAAENVAESLQRGMRVVAQGRLKSRSYETREGEKRTVFELECDEIGPSLRYATAKVTKASRQSGGQGGGGGYNQGGGYNQGGGYGGPQGGGQQAPAGNDPWASPAPQQPANAGGGAPANDPWATPGVGNDEPPF; via the coding sequence ATGGCAGGCGACACCGTCATCACCGTGATCGGCAACCTCACCGACGACCCGGAGCTTCGCTTCACTCCGTCGGGTGCGGCCGTTGCCAACTTCACGATCGCTTCGACGCCCAGCAGCTTCAACCGGCAGACCAACTCGTGGGAGGACGGGGAGACCCTCTTCCTGCGCTGCTCGATCTGGCGCCAGGCTGCTGAGAACGTCGCCGAGTCCCTGCAGCGCGGCATGCGTGTCGTCGCTCAGGGTCGCCTGAAGTCGAGGTCCTACGAGACGCGTGAGGGCGAGAAGCGCACTGTCTTCGAGCTCGAGTGCGACGAGATCGGCCCCTCGCTCCGCTACGCGACCGCCAAGGTCACCAAGGCCAGCCGGCAGTCCGGCGGCCAGGGTGGCGGCGGCGGTTACAACCAGGGCGGTGGCTACAACCAGGGCGGCGGCTACGGCGGCCCCCAGGGTGGTGGCCAGCAGGCCCCGGCCGGCAACGACCCGTGGGCCTCGCCGGCTCCGCAGCAGCCCGCCAACGCGGGCGGCGGCGCGCCGGCCAACGACCCGTGGGCGACCCCGGGCGTGGGCAACGACGAGCCTCCCTTCTGA
- the rpsR gene encoding 30S ribosomal protein S18, translating into MAKAVIRKPKKKVCQFCKEKATGVDYKDATLLRKFISDRGKIRARRVTGNCVQHQRDVAIAVKNAREVALLPYTSTGR; encoded by the coding sequence ATGGCCAAGGCAGTGATTCGCAAGCCTAAGAAGAAGGTTTGCCAGTTCTGCAAGGAGAAGGCGACCGGTGTCGACTACAAGGACGCCACCCTCCTCCGTAAGTTCATCTCCGACCGCGGCAAGATCCGCGCCCGCCGCGTGACCGGCAACTGCGTCCAGCACCAGCGCGACGTGGCCATCGCCGTCAAGAACGCGCGCGAGGTCGCTCTGCTGCCCTACACCTCCACCGGTCGCTGA
- the rplI gene encoding 50S ribosomal protein L9, protein MATKIILQQEVTGLGSAGDVVEVKDGYARNYLIPRGDAIRWTRGAESQVESIKAARSARSVRDEAHAAEIKGKLEASTVNVKVRAGKDGRLYGAITAADIASAVSETTGESIDKRTIALGNPIKSLGAHEVSVKLHDEVSAKLALNVVPA, encoded by the coding sequence ATGGCTACCAAGATCATCCTTCAGCAGGAGGTCACCGGGCTCGGTTCCGCCGGTGACGTCGTCGAGGTCAAGGACGGCTACGCCCGCAACTACCTGATCCCGCGTGGCGACGCCATCCGCTGGACCCGCGGCGCCGAGTCGCAGGTCGAGTCGATCAAGGCTGCGCGCTCGGCTCGCTCCGTGCGCGACGAGGCTCACGCCGCCGAGATCAAGGGCAAGCTCGAGGCCAGCACGGTCAACGTGAAGGTCCGCGCCGGCAAGGACGGCCGCCTCTACGGCGCCATCACCGCCGCCGACATCGCCTCCGCGGTCTCCGAGACCACCGGCGAGTCGATCGACAAGCGCACCATCGCGCTGGGCAACCCGATCAAGTCCCTCGGTGCCCACGAGGTCTCCGTCAAGCTCCACGACGAGGTGTCCGCCAAGCTGGCCCTCAACGTGGTCCCCGCTTGA
- a CDS encoding DinB family protein, translated as MPADPKSTLKTYIDARREALISKVEDLSEREARLPRTPTGTNLIGIIKHVIGVEAVYLGSTFDRPYPHPEELISGEDFEVDPQADWYATENETVAGIIERYRRVIAHGNETIDALPIDAVGHVPHWGGEEVTLHQMLVHLFADLAGHCGQADILREEVDGAVGWRKPGDNIPSEYDWPGYVAKLTEIANKF; from the coding sequence ATGCCCGCTGATCCGAAGAGCACCTTGAAGACCTACATCGACGCGCGCCGCGAGGCGCTGATCTCCAAGGTCGAGGACCTGTCGGAGCGAGAGGCCCGGCTGCCTCGTACGCCGACCGGCACCAACCTGATCGGCATCATCAAGCACGTCATCGGGGTCGAGGCCGTCTACCTGGGGTCAACGTTCGATCGTCCCTATCCGCATCCCGAGGAGCTGATCTCGGGCGAGGACTTCGAGGTCGACCCGCAGGCGGACTGGTACGCCACCGAGAACGAGACGGTCGCAGGGATCATCGAGCGCTACCGTCGCGTCATCGCCCACGGGAACGAGACGATCGACGCGCTGCCGATCGACGCCGTCGGCCACGTGCCGCACTGGGGCGGCGAGGAGGTCACCCTGCACCAGATGCTGGTGCACCTCTTCGCCGATCTCGCCGGCCACTGCGGCCAGGCCGACATCCTCCGTGAGGAGGTCGACGGCGCCGTCGGTTGGCGCAAGCCGGGTGACAACATCCCGTCGGAGTACGACTGGCCGGGGTACGTCGCCAAGCTGACCGAGATCGCGAACAAGTTCTGA
- a CDS encoding helix-turn-helix domain-containing protein, with protein MLTDDNRAVLGKLEEVKPHSRWILGETLEVMLHNGVDRPADVAVRMKLPPSTAAYRVRLLRELLGPDLHDPAARLAMMRALRSALPRWRAEAAYAKRRRARGNRDTCC; from the coding sequence ATGTTGACCGATGACAACCGCGCCGTGCTGGGAAAGCTCGAGGAGGTCAAGCCGCACTCCAGGTGGATTCTCGGGGAGACGCTCGAGGTCATGCTGCACAACGGCGTCGACCGGCCCGCCGACGTGGCGGTGCGGATGAAGCTGCCGCCGTCGACGGCCGCCTACCGCGTACGTCTCCTCCGCGAGCTCCTCGGGCCGGACCTGCACGATCCGGCCGCGAGGCTGGCGATGATGCGGGCGTTGCGGTCGGCGTTGCCGCGGTGGCGGGCGGAGGCGGCGTACGCGAAGCGGCGCCGGGCGAGAGGTAACCGGGACACATGTTGTTGA
- a CDS encoding MATE family efflux transporter, which translates to MTTPADATSYSKTDRRGLDKEIWRLAIPAFLALVAEPLFLLADSAIVGHLGTRELAGLGVAGVVLQTIVGLCVFLAYGTTASVARRIGAGDTAGALRQGIDGIWLAVIIGIVVTVPVMVLAEPLSRAIGAGDAVVGPATTYLRIAVLGVTPLLMMLAATGVLRGLQDTRTPLVAAVVANVLNIVLNLALVYGAGLGIAGSAIGSVIAQVLAAGMLTYVVVRAARAESVPLRPDAPGIRAAARAGVALVVRTLTLRVALLVTTYAVTHLTVGDQAVGLATHQIAFTLWTFLAFVLDAIAIAAQALTGRSLGAGDTQETRAITARMVWWGVVIGVAVGVLLAALSPVLGALFTEDRAVRDLLVPVLIVAAVAQPVAGVVFVLDGVLIGAGDGRYLAWGGIWTLVAYVPLVALAVALGGGLVWVWITFAIGFMGARFVVLTLRARSDHWLVTGV; encoded by the coding sequence GTGACGACCCCGGCGGATGCGACGAGCTACTCGAAGACCGACCGCCGAGGCCTCGACAAGGAGATCTGGCGGCTCGCGATCCCGGCCTTCCTGGCGCTCGTCGCCGAGCCGCTCTTCCTACTCGCGGACTCCGCGATCGTCGGCCACCTCGGCACCCGCGAGCTCGCCGGCCTCGGCGTCGCCGGCGTGGTGCTCCAGACGATCGTCGGTCTCTGCGTCTTCCTCGCGTACGGCACCACAGCATCCGTCGCCCGCCGGATCGGCGCCGGCGACACCGCCGGTGCGCTCCGGCAGGGGATCGACGGGATCTGGCTCGCCGTCATCATCGGGATCGTCGTGACCGTCCCGGTGATGGTTCTGGCCGAGCCCCTCAGCCGGGCGATCGGCGCCGGCGACGCCGTGGTCGGCCCGGCCACGACCTACCTCCGGATCGCCGTCCTCGGCGTGACGCCGCTGCTGATGATGCTCGCCGCGACCGGCGTGCTCCGCGGGCTCCAGGACACCAGGACGCCGCTGGTCGCGGCAGTCGTCGCCAACGTACTCAACATCGTGCTCAACCTCGCGCTCGTCTACGGCGCCGGCCTGGGGATCGCGGGTTCGGCGATCGGCTCGGTGATCGCGCAGGTGCTGGCGGCCGGCATGCTGACCTACGTCGTGGTGCGCGCCGCCCGCGCCGAGTCGGTGCCGCTGCGACCGGATGCGCCCGGGATCCGCGCCGCCGCCCGCGCCGGTGTGGCCCTCGTCGTGCGCACGCTGACGTTGCGCGTCGCGCTCCTGGTCACGACGTACGCCGTCACCCATCTCACCGTCGGCGACCAGGCCGTCGGGCTGGCGACCCATCAGATCGCCTTCACCCTGTGGACGTTCCTGGCGTTCGTGCTCGATGCGATCGCGATCGCCGCGCAGGCGCTGACCGGGCGGTCGCTGGGGGCTGGAGATACCCAGGAGACCCGGGCCATCACGGCCCGGATGGTGTGGTGGGGCGTCGTGATCGGGGTCGCTGTCGGCGTACTTCTGGCTGCTCTCTCGCCCGTCCTCGGGGCGCTCTTCACCGAGGACCGGGCGGTGCGCGACCTGCTGGTGCCGGTGTTGATCGTGGCGGCCGTCGCTCAACCCGTCGCGGGTGTGGTCTTCGTGCTCGACGGGGTGCTGATCGGCGCCGGCGACGGGCGCTACCTGGCCTGGGGCGGGATCTGGACCCTGGTCGCCTATGTCCCGCTGGTCGCCCTGGCGGTCGCGCTGGGCGGTGGGCTGGTGTGGGTGTGGATCACCTTCGCGATCGGCTTCATGGGCGCCCGCTTCGTCGTGCTGACGCTCCGCGCGCGCAGCGACCACTGGCTGGTCACCGGCGTCTGA
- the dnaB gene encoding replicative DNA helicase — protein sequence MSVTETGSMDGPGDFPEPPFEEWGDGPAAYEPGNAPRAVNDRTPPQDMAAEQAVLGSMLISKDAIADVSETLRGTDFYRPTHETIYDAIIDLYGRGEPADMVTVADELRRKGELERIGGAPYLHTLASNVPIAANAGYYGEIVREKSVLRRLVEAGTKIVQIGYAGEGEVDNIVDEAQAEVFKLTDKRSGEDYSPLADIMDGVLDEIEAISNREAGLYGVPTGFADFDELTNGFHSGQMIIVAARPAMGKSTLALDFCRAASIHNNLTSVFFSLEMSRSEITMRLLSAEAKVPLNHIRNGNMSDDDWNKLARKMGEVSSAPMFIDDSPNMTMMEIRSKARRLKQRHDLRLIVIDYLQLMSSGKKVESRQLEVSEFSRQIKLLAKELEVPIIALSQLNRGSEQRADKRPAVSDLRESGSLEQDADMVVLLHRDDVYEKESTRPGEADVIIAKHRNGPTRDLVVAFQGHYSRFVDMAH from the coding sequence ATGAGCGTCACTGAGACCGGCTCGATGGACGGTCCGGGTGACTTCCCGGAGCCGCCCTTCGAGGAGTGGGGCGACGGCCCCGCTGCGTACGAACCGGGCAACGCTCCGCGCGCGGTCAACGACCGCACCCCACCGCAGGACATGGCCGCCGAGCAGGCCGTCCTCGGCTCGATGCTGATCTCGAAGGACGCCATCGCCGACGTCTCCGAGACGCTGCGCGGCACCGACTTCTACCGCCCGACGCACGAGACGATCTACGACGCGATCATCGACCTCTACGGTCGCGGCGAGCCCGCCGACATGGTCACCGTCGCCGACGAGCTGCGCCGCAAGGGCGAGCTGGAGCGCATCGGCGGCGCCCCCTACCTGCACACGCTCGCCTCCAACGTCCCGATCGCGGCCAACGCGGGCTACTACGGCGAGATCGTCCGGGAGAAGTCCGTCCTGCGCCGCCTGGTCGAGGCCGGCACCAAGATCGTGCAGATCGGCTACGCGGGCGAGGGCGAGGTCGACAACATCGTCGACGAGGCCCAGGCCGAGGTCTTCAAGCTCACCGACAAGCGCTCCGGTGAGGACTACTCCCCGCTCGCCGACATCATGGACGGCGTCCTCGACGAGATCGAGGCGATCTCCAACCGCGAGGCCGGCCTCTACGGCGTCCCGACCGGCTTCGCCGACTTCGACGAGCTCACCAACGGCTTCCACTCCGGCCAGATGATCATCGTCGCGGCCCGACCCGCGATGGGTAAGTCGACCCTGGCCCTCGACTTCTGCCGGGCGGCCTCGATCCACAACAACCTGACCAGCGTCTTCTTCAGCCTGGAGATGAGCCGTTCCGAGATCACCATGCGCCTCCTCTCCGCCGAGGCGAAGGTGCCGCTCAACCACATCCGCAACGGCAACATGTCCGACGACGACTGGAACAAGCTGGCCCGCAAGATGGGCGAGGTCTCCAGCGCGCCGATGTTCATCGACGACAGCCCCAACATGACGATGATGGAGATCCGCAGCAAGGCCCGAAGGCTCAAGCAGCGCCACGATCTCCGGCTCATCGTCATCGACTACCTCCAGCTGATGAGCTCCGGCAAGAAGGTCGAGTCCCGCCAGCTCGAGGTCTCCGAGTTCTCCCGTCAGATCAAGCTGCTGGCCAAGGAGCTCGAGGTCCCGATCATCGCGCTCTCCCAGCTCAACCGTGGTTCCGAGCAGCGCGCCGACAAGCGCCCGGCCGTCTCCGACCTCCGTGAGTCCGGATCGCTCGAGCAGGACGCCGACATGGTCGTCCTCCTCCACCGCGACGACGTCTACGAGAAGGAGTCGACCCGCCCCGGCGAGGCCGACGTGATCATCGCCAAGCACCGTAACGGCCCCACCCGCGACCTCGTCGTCGCCTTCCAGGGTCACTACAGCCGCTTCGTCGACATGGCCCACTGA
- a CDS encoding sulfite oxidase-like oxidoreductase, which yields MVHVTRGFTGRHPATDDRLPPGQYLTDDFPVLSAGPTPAIRRDEWTFSVRDGDQALRSWTWDEFTALPAEDITVDIHCVTRWSRLDTTWRGVAIDDLLADVDTAAEYVLARSYGGYTTNLPLEDLLDGKAWIAYEHDGDDLPAEHGGPARLLVPHLYLWKSAKWIKSLDLVDDDDPGFWESLGYHDYGDPWREQRYQGD from the coding sequence ATGGTGCACGTGACGCGCGGCTTCACGGGCAGGCACCCTGCGACGGACGACCGACTGCCTCCTGGGCAATACCTGACCGACGACTTTCCAGTGCTGTCCGCCGGCCCGACACCCGCCATCCGAAGAGACGAGTGGACGTTCAGCGTCAGGGACGGAGACCAGGCGCTGCGATCCTGGACATGGGACGAGTTCACGGCCCTGCCCGCGGAGGACATCACGGTCGACATCCACTGCGTGACTCGTTGGAGCCGACTGGACACCACCTGGAGAGGTGTCGCCATCGACGATCTCCTGGCAGACGTCGACACCGCGGCCGAGTATGTGCTGGCTCGCTCCTACGGCGGCTACACCACGAACCTTCCGCTCGAGGACCTGCTCGACGGCAAGGCCTGGATCGCTTACGAACACGACGGGGACGACCTTCCCGCCGAACACGGCGGACCAGCTCGACTTCTGGTCCCGCACCTGTACCTCTGGAAGTCCGCCAAGTGGATCAAGAGCCTCGATCTCGTCGATGACGACGACCCGGGCTTCTGGGAGTCGCTCGGCTATCACGACTACGGCGACCCATGGCGCGAGCAGCGATACCAGGGCGACTAG
- a CDS encoding ferredoxin reductase, producing MTGSRAETATAHTLSLRVDEWSGHLPGQHVDVRLTAPDGYQAVRSYSLAAPADDCVIEITVQRLPGGEVSAFLTDIAMIGDELEVRGPLGNWFVWDQDDPSPVLLVAGGSGVVPLMSMIRARDEADIQTPFHLIHSVRTPQDRIYGDELTRLAAQAGGPSVTWLYTRTAPPTETRPPGRLRQNDLDDGSSRTSGATPTCFICGPTGFVEEAANHLLAAGHHADRIRTERFGGR from the coding sequence GTGACCGGAAGTCGCGCGGAGACGGCCACGGCCCACACCTTGTCCCTGCGGGTCGACGAATGGAGTGGCCACCTGCCCGGGCAGCACGTCGATGTGCGGCTGACCGCCCCGGACGGGTACCAGGCCGTACGCAGCTACTCACTCGCAGCGCCGGCCGACGACTGCGTCATCGAGATCACCGTGCAGCGCCTGCCCGGAGGCGAGGTCTCTGCCTTCCTCACCGACATCGCCATGATCGGCGACGAGCTCGAGGTCCGAGGCCCTCTCGGCAACTGGTTCGTGTGGGATCAGGACGACCCTTCGCCCGTTCTGCTCGTCGCGGGCGGATCGGGCGTCGTTCCCCTCATGTCCATGATCCGTGCTCGCGATGAAGCCGACATCCAGACACCATTTCACCTCATCCACTCCGTACGAACCCCGCAGGATCGCATCTACGGAGACGAGCTCACCCGGCTCGCAGCCCAGGCCGGAGGGCCTTCGGTGACGTGGCTGTACACACGCACCGCACCCCCGACCGAGACGCGTCCGCCAGGTCGACTCCGCCAGAACGATCTCGACGACGGAAGCAGCCGGACGTCGGGGGCAACGCCGACCTGTTTCATCTGCGGTCCCACCGGTTTCGTCGAAGAAGCGGCGAACCACCTGCTCGCAGCCGGGCACCATGCCGACCGGATCCGCACCGAACGTTTCGGCGGCCGGTGA
- a CDS encoding DUF6510 family protein, giving the protein MSEHRDGNALAGPLADIFTAEATTAQVRCRACGLSTTLAQLVVYGPEPGLVGRCPGCTEYVIRVATTPSGTWLDLGGATSFHFTSTVDVPIR; this is encoded by the coding sequence ATGAGCGAACACCGTGACGGCAACGCGCTAGCAGGACCGCTCGCCGACATCTTCACCGCCGAAGCCACCACCGCCCAGGTGCGGTGCCGAGCCTGTGGGCTGTCGACGACGCTGGCCCAGCTCGTCGTCTACGGGCCCGAGCCGGGCCTCGTGGGCCGCTGCCCAGGGTGCACCGAATACGTCATCCGCGTGGCGACGACGCCCTCAGGCACCTGGCTCGACCTCGGCGGAGCCACCTCGTTCCACTTCACATCGACGGTCGACGTTCCGATCCGTTGA
- a CDS encoding low temperature requirement protein A, protein MAGALAHRRRSLVGRSPTEQHRSATPLELLYDLVFIVAFGQAADELAHHVAAGRPAVGVVGFCLGVVLISWAWGSYTWFASAYDEDDWICRVTTMVQMVGVGIVALGLPEMFAPLAGAEDGGYGIVVGGYVVMRVPMAVQWLRAARNDPVRRPALMTYFWTIALAQAGWTFLVAAALPLPAAAVVGVALLAIETVGPVIAQRGKGGTPWNADHVAERYGLLVIVALGEVVLGTIAAVSATVHGPAGWSIDAAVTATAGIGLALAMWWMYFTVPSALVLRVHRERVFFWSYGHHVIVGAIVAVGAGLHVAALRLEHDSEIGAVPTILTVAIPLVIFVWMLYAQWSTLVRSGNRRHVGLIIGTSAVTVLAVVLVAAGVSIAVGLAVIAVAAVIPIAGFELVGHRDLAAALAPHALNGSERRPSM, encoded by the coding sequence ATGGCCGGCGCACTCGCGCACCGTCGGCGCAGCCTGGTGGGTCGCTCACCGACGGAGCAGCACCGATCGGCCACCCCGCTGGAGCTGCTGTACGACCTGGTGTTCATCGTCGCCTTCGGACAAGCGGCCGACGAGCTGGCGCACCACGTCGCGGCGGGCCGGCCAGCTGTGGGGGTCGTCGGATTCTGCCTCGGGGTCGTTCTGATCTCGTGGGCCTGGGGCAGCTACACCTGGTTCGCATCGGCGTACGACGAGGACGACTGGATCTGCCGGGTCACCACCATGGTGCAGATGGTCGGCGTCGGCATCGTCGCGCTCGGTCTGCCCGAGATGTTCGCCCCGCTCGCCGGGGCCGAGGACGGCGGCTACGGCATCGTGGTCGGCGGCTACGTCGTGATGCGCGTGCCGATGGCCGTCCAATGGTTGCGGGCGGCCCGCAACGATCCGGTACGTCGGCCGGCACTGATGACGTACTTCTGGACCATCGCCCTCGCTCAGGCCGGATGGACGTTCCTCGTCGCGGCCGCCCTCCCGCTACCCGCTGCGGCAGTCGTCGGGGTGGCGCTGCTCGCGATCGAGACGGTCGGGCCGGTGATCGCGCAGCGCGGGAAGGGCGGGACTCCCTGGAACGCCGACCACGTCGCGGAGCGCTACGGGCTGCTCGTCATCGTCGCCCTCGGCGAGGTCGTCCTCGGCACGATCGCCGCGGTGTCGGCGACAGTGCACGGTCCCGCCGGCTGGAGCATCGATGCGGCCGTGACCGCGACCGCGGGGATCGGGCTCGCGCTCGCGATGTGGTGGATGTACTTCACCGTCCCCTCAGCACTCGTCCTCCGAGTCCACCGGGAGCGGGTGTTCTTCTGGTCCTACGGGCACCACGTCATCGTCGGCGCGATCGTGGCCGTCGGTGCCGGCCTGCACGTCGCCGCCCTCCGCCTCGAGCACGACTCCGAGATCGGGGCCGTGCCCACCATCCTGACGGTCGCGATCCCCCTGGTGATCTTCGTCTGGATGCTCTACGCCCAGTGGAGCACCCTGGTCAGAAGCGGCAACCGTCGTCACGTCGGCCTGATCATCGGCACCTCGGCAGTGACCGTCCTGGCCGTCGTCCTGGTCGCAGCGGGCGTCTCCATCGCCGTGGGCCTGGCGGTGATCGCGGTCGCGGCCGTGATTCCCATTGCGGGATTCGAGCTCGTCGGGCACCGCGATCTCGCGGCCGCCCTCGCCCCGCACGCTCTCAACGGATCGGAACGTCGACCGTCGATGTGA
- a CDS encoding alpha/beta hydrolase: protein MDNAATMTTARPNLDPELGALLADMPEVPPLSAENLPMIRPFATVDAEVALAGHDLNRRDVTVPSFDGAPLPLTILAPARGGEPGTAAPCIYWVHGGGMVMGDRFSQIDIPLDWLESFGATVVSVGYRLAPEASGATLVEDCYAGLSWVASHADELGIDPARIIVAGTSAGGGLAAGTTLLARDRRGPAIAAQVLICPMLDHRNTTESSRQFTGPGVWSREANEFGWRSVLGDLADGDVPGYVSPALAEDLAGLPTTYVDAGSAEVFRDENVAYASRIWAAGGQAELHVWAGGFHGFDALFPQAQVSQAARAARSDWLARVLRDPRITS from the coding sequence ATGGACAACGCAGCCACGATGACGACCGCTCGGCCGAACCTCGATCCGGAGCTCGGCGCCCTGCTCGCCGACATGCCCGAGGTTCCTCCCCTCAGCGCGGAGAACCTTCCCATGATCCGCCCGTTCGCGACCGTCGACGCCGAGGTGGCGCTTGCCGGGCACGATCTGAACAGACGCGACGTCACCGTCCCCAGCTTTGACGGCGCGCCTCTCCCCCTCACCATCCTCGCCCCGGCGAGAGGCGGCGAACCCGGCACGGCGGCCCCGTGCATCTACTGGGTGCACGGAGGCGGAATGGTCATGGGTGACCGCTTCTCCCAGATCGACATCCCGCTCGACTGGCTCGAAAGCTTCGGCGCCACCGTGGTGTCGGTCGGCTACCGCCTCGCGCCCGAGGCATCGGGGGCGACGCTCGTGGAGGACTGCTATGCCGGCCTCAGCTGGGTGGCCTCGCACGCGGACGAGCTCGGCATCGATCCCGCTCGGATCATCGTTGCCGGTACGAGCGCGGGTGGCGGGCTCGCGGCCGGCACCACCCTGCTGGCGCGCGATCGGCGAGGTCCGGCGATCGCGGCTCAGGTCCTGATCTGCCCCATGCTCGACCATCGCAACACGACGGAGTCCAGCCGCCAGTTCACGGGTCCCGGTGTCTGGTCCCGTGAGGCGAACGAGTTCGGTTGGCGATCGGTCCTCGGCGACCTCGCCGACGGCGACGTTCCCGGCTACGTCTCGCCTGCACTCGCCGAGGATCTCGCCGGGCTGCCGACCACCTATGTCGACGCGGGTAGTGCCGAGGTCTTCCGCGACGAGAACGTCGCGTACGCCTCCCGCATCTGGGCCGCGGGCGGGCAGGCCGAGCTCCACGTCTGGGCCGGCGGCTTCCACGGTTTCGATGCCCTCTTCCCCCAGGCCCAGGTGTCGCAGGCAGCACGAGCCGCCCGAAGCGACTGGCTCGCGCGCGTACTCCGAGACCCGAGGATCACGAGCTGA
- a CDS encoding putative quinol monooxygenase, producing MNIEYGFQATMTAKEGKADELVELLLSGPTAGPSAHEGCLVFLVSRSATQPEVVHLVEGWVSEEVHHAVFDDPESQGYIARFAELVADSTYADFVPLGGKAILPPALSPSATGR from the coding sequence ATGAACATCGAGTACGGATTCCAGGCCACCATGACCGCCAAGGAGGGGAAGGCGGACGAGCTCGTCGAGCTCCTGCTCTCCGGTCCCACCGCCGGACCCTCCGCGCACGAGGGCTGCCTCGTGTTCCTGGTCAGCCGGTCGGCCACCCAGCCCGAGGTGGTCCACCTCGTAGAAGGCTGGGTGAGCGAAGAGGTGCACCACGCCGTCTTCGACGACCCCGAGTCGCAGGGCTACATCGCCCGCTTCGCAGAGCTCGTCGCCGACTCGACGTACGCCGACTTCGTCCCGCTGGGCGGCAAGGCAATCCTTCCCCCGGCCCTGTCCCCGTCCGCCACCGGCCGGTGA
- a CDS encoding AraC family transcriptional regulator, with protein sequence MTDTPLEELRRRIEKHARPDQTTPIDGMLLARADAVEAPSTNGSGTVFALISQGRKRISVGDRVLEYGPGQYLVASVDVPITGHYSEASPDRPALGFGLVLRPAAIASLLLEAPPGVVAVRNSAAPPAIGVADAEPELIDAVLRMVRLVDRPQDRAVLAPMAEREILWRLLTGPLGANLAQIGVADSCTTQISRAVRWITENYAEPFRVDELAGSCGLSVSAFHRKFQGITALSPIQFQKQIRLHQARLLLVSGADDVATVAHRVGYDSATQFNREYRRRYGEAPGRDTSRLRSGTEIDDTDDLLAGRPR encoded by the coding sequence GTGACCGACACCCCGCTCGAAGAGCTGCGCCGACGCATCGAGAAGCACGCCCGGCCCGACCAGACGACCCCGATCGACGGGATGCTGCTCGCCCGCGCCGATGCGGTGGAGGCACCGTCGACCAACGGTTCCGGTACGGTCTTCGCGCTGATCTCCCAGGGGCGCAAGCGGATCTCGGTGGGCGATCGCGTCCTCGAGTACGGTCCCGGGCAGTACCTCGTCGCCTCCGTCGACGTCCCGATCACCGGTCACTACAGCGAGGCCTCTCCGGACCGGCCCGCACTCGGATTCGGACTGGTGCTGCGGCCCGCCGCCATCGCGTCACTGCTGCTGGAGGCGCCACCGGGGGTGGTGGCCGTACGGAACAGTGCTGCCCCTCCTGCGATCGGTGTCGCCGACGCCGAGCCCGAGCTGATCGACGCCGTCCTGCGGATGGTGCGCCTCGTCGACCGGCCGCAGGATCGGGCGGTGCTCGCGCCGATGGCGGAGCGGGAGATCCTCTGGCGACTGCTCACCGGCCCGCTCGGAGCGAACCTCGCGCAGATCGGGGTCGCCGACAGCTGCACCACTCAGATCAGCCGCGCGGTGCGGTGGATCACCGAGAACTACGCCGAACCGTTCCGCGTCGACGAGCTCGCCGGCAGCTGCGGGCTCAGCGTCTCCGCCTTCCACCGCAAGTTCCAGGGCATCACGGCGCTCAGCCCGATCCAGTTCCAGAAGCAGATCCGGCTCCACCAGGCACGACTGCTCCTGGTCTCGGGAGCCGACGACGTCGCGACGGTCGCCCACCGCGTCGGCTACGACAGCGCCACCCAGTTCAACCGCGAGTACCGCCGTCGCTACGGCGAGGCCCCCGGTCGCGACACCAGCCGACTGCGGAGTGGGACGGAGATCGACGACACCGACGATCTCCTCGCTGGTCGCCCTCGTTAG